Sequence from the Salinicoccus sp. Bachu38 genome:
GTCCATCACTTTAACATCGATGATGCCATCATTAATCAATATTTCTGGTTCGCCTTTCATCACCCTCCTGAAACGCTCGTTCTTCAATGCAAATTTTTCTATCACATATATCAACAGACCCCAGTAGGCGAGCGCGAAAAGCATTTCATAAAACGGCATTGTCGTTTCGTACAAGGCCTCTTCGATGACACTGCCAAGAATCAATGCATAGACGAAATCAAGTGGTGTAATCTGGGCCATTTCCTTCTTGCCGAGCAGTCTGATCACAATGATGACGCCAATCAGGCCGGTCGTGAGTTTGACCACATAAGTAAGCATATCTTCCATGGTTTCACCTTTTTTCATACATATTTTTTAAATAAATGCGTAGCAAGAAAACCCCGGCGCTGTTTTAACAGTCACACGGGGTTAATATGGCAACCTTCAAAATGCGGTGCTTATCAGACTTTAGTGTTCGCTCTTTCATGTGCAATGGGCCCGCTTTTCAGCATATACATGTGGAATAGATACTCTCCGACGCCGATGACAACTGCAGAAATCAGAGCTGCCACTGCGACTGTGCCTCCTGATACATCAGTCATCAATAGGCCTAGCAACCATACCACCAAGAAAGTAAGAACAAGATCGGAAATTGTAGCAACCATGTTGCCTGCTGCCGGAAGTATACCGAGATCACCTGCAAAGTAGGAAATGACTCCAAGTACGACTGTCGTAACAAGAATCATCGGCCAGAAGTCCATGCCATATCCGGCACCAAGTACAATCCATAAAACAGCAAGTGTCATAACAGCTTTAATCAATAACGCCTTTACATGTTCCATCTGTCTACCTCCATTCTTATATATAATTTATCTACTCCATCTTTACCCGGCATCATAGGGGTAAAACATATGGTTTGGATAGAAGCATTCAAGGCTATACAGATAGAAAAGGACGGAGGGAAAACATGAAACAGGAATTGCTGAACTTCACCGAACACAGGAACGCACCATTGCCCCATGGTCCCTGGACACTGTATCAGCGATGGGAAAATCTATTATGCATGCACATACCGGTGGACCCGGATGAACTTGCGCCCCACGTGCCCAAGGAACTCGAACTTGATATATATGACGGTTGTGCCTGGCTTTCCGTCTTTCCTTTCAAGGTACGGGGCATGCAGTTCAGGGGTCTGCCGAAGTTTCCATACTTCCACGATTTCCTTGAACTCAATGTCAGAACATACGTTAGATATAAAAATATACCCGGAATATATTTCTTCAGCCTGGATGCTGAAAAATCCATTCCCGTGATTGGTGCCCGAATGGGCACACTGCCCTACTACAAAGCGCATATGAAAGCGGCGGAAAAGGATGGGTGGATCCATTACCATAGTCAGCGTCAGCATGGCTCACCCACCTATTTCAAAGGGAGATACAAATCCATTTCAAAGCCCGGTAAGCCCATGCTCGCCACACTCGACTACTGGCTTCTGGAACGCTACTACCTTTTCAACACGGTGGGCGATACTGTTGTCCATGTGGGCATCCATCACCTGCCATGGAAGCCGGCCCGTGCATCCGCGGTGTATGAAATCGGCGGCATCAATTCACTTCTGCCAGGTGACATCGAAGGTGAGCCGGTGCTCGCACACTATGTCGAAGCACTAGATGTCATCTTCTGGCCGGTGCAGAGCAAGGCGCCTGCACCCTACTCCTGAAGCCACTCCCAGGCCTTATCAATCTGGGCCTTATCGAAATGCCTCACTTCTATATCAGGCATGAGATCGGCAACAGTCGAGCCACCTTCGATCCAGGCAGGGTTCGCCACCAATGCAAACTTCCCATATTGTTCCCAATGCTTGACATCAATGACACTGCCTTTCAGGATGGCACCGATATCTGCACCTTCCATATCTTTAATATAGACCAGCGCGTTGAGCTTCTTTTCATTGCCATAGTGTTTCTTAATGAAGGCTTCCGATTTCTCTGCATCCTCCTCGGTCACTTTCCCATCCACTTCGACGTATACCACATTCGGATATTCGCTTTCTTCAAGTTTCATCACGGTACCATCACTCCTTGAACTGTTTTTACAATCCGCTACCCTTTTTAAGCGAATAGAAACATTGGCGGAAGGGTTTCATAGATCCATACCGGTTTTAATTCCCCGTAGGGACGGGTAGAATACTCAAAGATTTGAAAATAGTAGGAGGGATCTTGTGGCAAGAATGGTCGGGCTGCTCAAAGATAATGCTGTACTCTTCATCTCGGCAATCATCGTATTGGCTGTAGTAGTCTGGGGCGTCTTCATGCCGGACAGTATGGTTTCCACCACCGGCAGCATAATGGATTTCATCACGGCAGAATTTGGATGGTTCTACGTTATTTCCACTGCCCTGTTCATCATCTTCTGTCTCTATCTCGGCGTCGGTCCGTTTCGTAATATGAAACTCGGGAAACGGGACGATGAGGCAGAATATACTTATTTTCAGTGGATCGGCATGCTTTTTGCTGCAGGGATGGGTGTAGGTCTCGTATTCTGGGGAACTGCAGAACCCCTTTCCCACTTTGCGGATCCGCCTGCAGGGCTTGAACCCAAATCCCAGGCAGCAGCAGAACAGAGCCTGGTGCTCAGCGTATTCCATTGGGGAATACACCCTTGGGCGATATACTCCATCGTCGCACTCGGTCTCGCCTTTGCCAAATTCAGAAAGGATCTTCCCGGGCTGATCAGTTCGACCTTCTATCCACTGATCGGTTCCTACATCTCAAAATGGCCTGGCAAAATCATCGATATCATCGCCGTGCTTGCAACGACTGTAGGGATTGCCACTTCCTTCGGTCTGAGTGCGATGCAATTTGGTGTTGGTCTTGAACATGTATTCGGTCTGCCCAACAACAATATCAGCCAGCTCGTCATTATTGGGGCAGTCACCGTAATTTTTCTGGTATCGGCAGTTACAGGCATCAGCAAAGGCATGAAGTACTTGAGTGTGACCAACCTTATCATTGCGGCTGCATTGCTTGCCATTGTACTCATTCTGGGTCCCACCACCTATCTGATTGAGCATGTTTCAAAAACCATAGGAGGATACGGCAGTGATCTTTTCGGGATGACATTCAACACCACACCCTACAGTGAGGATAATGCTTGGATGAGCAACTGGACCCTTTTCTATTGGGCATGGCTCATTTCATGGAGCCCATTCGTCGGCACATTCATTGCCCGCGTTTCAAAGGGGCGTACACTGGGTGAGTTCATGTTCGGTGTACTGGTCATTCCCACGCTTGGTACATTGATATGGTTCGTGGTTTTCGGCGGGTCCGGATTATTCATGGAACTTGGCGGTCAGACTTCAATGTCGGACACAGTCACGCAGACGCCTGAAGTGGGACTCTTCCTTCTGCTCGACCAGTTTCATGGTGCAATCCTGCTCAATATCATGGCCCTTGTACTGATTGCAATATTCTTCATCACATCGGCAAATTCAGCGACATATGTACTGGGGGTCTTCACATCTGAAGGTAATCTCAATCCTTCAAACAGAGTGCTGGTTACATGGGGGATCCTGCTCTCGTCCATTGCTTCCGTGCTGCTTCTGAGCGGGGGACTGAACGGCCTGCAGTCCATTGCTACGATCACCGCTCTGCCTTTCGGCGTCATAATGATCTTCATGATGATCGCCCTCTACAGGAATCTGCGCACCGAAGGACGGAGCAACCAGAAAATTAAAGATGAGGAGCACTGGTAGTTCCTACCGTCTCCTCATCTTTTCATTTCCTGTAATAGGATATATATTCCCCATCAAATTCATTGCCTACATAATCGTCACCGTTTTCTAGCATCCATCCGGTATCCGTATAATGGACGCGCGTCGGCTCGCCGGACCGTACATACGGCTGCGAAAGATTCAGATGCATTACATGACGCTTCTTTCCATTATATTTGTATGTAGTCTTCCTTATCTTGAAACCGAGCCTGAATTTATCCTTGAGGCTTGGTATGTTCCCCGGCATTACTGTTGTCAGGACATCCCGGAACCTTCCATCCGCCCGAACCATTTCAATCAGCTGCCTGCCCATCCTGGTCTGGAGGCCTTTGCCTCTGTGTGAAGGGGCGATGAAGCTGATCTCGGAGTATATTACGCTTTTCTTATCTTTAATGCCCACATCGTCCGCCAGATGCTCACCTTCATCAGGTGTTGGAATATACATGGACCGGGAGGCTACCAGACGTCCTTCATCATAGGCGCCGATTATGAAACCCTGTGCAATAATTTCCTTGAATTCCCTCTCCGTCAGTGTCTGCAGCACTTCCTTGTCTTCAAGGCTTTCATATACTTTTTTCTGAAGAAAGAGCAATTCCGGCAGGTCTCCGAGATGCAGCGTTTTAAAATCCATCAAATCATCCTTTTTTATTTATAATATGCTCAATATGTCACGTTTGAGCCCAGGGTACTGCGGATATATACATAATGAGGAGTTGGTGCATATGGCAATCTTGGTAAAGGTTAAGGACAGCACGAACGACAGGACGGATTTCCAGTATATCCGGAATGATAAAGTGAATGAATTTGATAAATCGGAATATATCCTCCAGGAAATTTCCTCCGAAAACGACAAGTTCATCCAGTTCATCTACCCCGGGCATACAGAAACATTTACACAATTCAGGATCAATTATACTAAAAGACGCTGAGTCCAGCGTCTTTTAATTTTGTTCCAGAATCTCACTCAGCCAGCTGAACATGAGGTTCGTCCATTGTGATGCGCGTTCGTCCACCATGCCGGTCACTCCTGTCGCCAGGCTCAGGCCATGGTTCCCACTCTTGAATGTATGGAGTTCCCAGGGTATCTGGTTCGTCTCCAACGCTTTCGCAAAATCGAGTGCGTTCTGCACGAATACGAGCTTGTCTTCGACGGTATGCCAGATGAAAGTCGGTGGTGTATCTTTGGAGACATGAGCCTTGAGGTCAGCCCGTTCGATGGTTTCATCCTCGATATTGTGGCCGAATACCATTCTGGAGGCCGTCGACATGTACCTCGGCTCCCCGATGCCCCGTTCCTCGGCAATATCCCTGTTCAGCATATAGTCCAGGATCGGATAGGCCAGCACCTGGAAATTCGGCCGGTACCACCTTGACTCCTGAGCTGTGAGTTCACTGAGCCATGCCGAATTCCAGTGTACGCCAAGACTCGCTGCCAGATGGCCGCCCGCAGAGAATCCGACTGTACCGATCTGATCCGGATTCACATTGAACTCATGGCAGTTTTCCCGGATGAAGGTAATCGTCTGTGCCAGTTCCACCAGAGGTCCCGGAAACTCGGAGCCGAGCACCTCGTCCTCCCCGACCATGGAGGCGATCTGATACAGTTCGTCCCTGTTCGTCCGTCTGTCCTCCCTTCTCATCGCCGTGCCGATGGTCGAATACCTGAGTATGAACACATGGTATCCTTTCGCCAGAAACTCGTACCCTACAGGTTCCGCCTCCCTTTCGGATACATACATGTAGCTTCCGCCCGGACAGATGACAACCGCCGGTCTCCCCTCCTTCTCATACACTGCACTTTCACCAAGCATCATCGTCACTTCGGCATGTTTGTCACCAATATAAAAACTTTGCAGATTCATATGTCTCCCCCACCATTTCAGTTGATCAGTCTATAAAGGTATATTTCATTTCTGTATTCCCCATCTATGAACAGCGCGTCGATCCGTTCGCCTTCCTTTTTGAACCCGAGCGCCGTATACAGCTCGATCTCTTCTTCAAAATCATCCCGGATGGAAAGCTCAAGCCGGTGGATCCGGTTCCCTTCCGCCCAGTGGATGGCTGCATTCAACAGATTTCTTCCTATGCTGTTCTGCTGATCTGTCTGCAGCACACCAAGGGACACGTTGGCCCGGTGCGCCGTCATTTCATTATGATTCCCCAACAGGCTGATGTAGCCCATCATCCTCTCCTGCTCGATGGCGACAAAAATCTGCCGTTTTGCATTCTGCAGTACAGACGATAGGAGTGACTCCGTATTCGAGATGTTGAGGGCCTGTTCCTCATACAGATCATCTTTGCTGTTTGCTTCCAATGTCAGCAGTAAATTGAGGAATTGTTCAATATCCCGCATTTCTATCGGACGGATTTCCATGCTCTAACCTCCTTCCTTAAGCAATACATTCAGTATGAAATCGATCGCTGGTGGATTTTCTTTCCTGAGTCCATCAATGAAGGACTTGCGGTCATAATGGATATTCCTATGCATGATATGGATGGCACCATCATTTTCGATTTCCATGATGGCATATGGTGCATAGGCTTTCGATGTGACCCCCAGCGGCCCCGGATTGAGGAATATCTGATGGTCCGTTTCAAAATGGTGCCTCATATGGTCGTGGCCAAAAAGGACAAGGTCATACTTTTCATCCTGATAGGTATGCGCCAGACTTTTTACAGACGGAGCCGGATCGATTGGGCTGTAGGCGGCATCCGCATCCAGATGGTAATGGGTGAGGAGGATGCTGCAGACTCCGACTTCCCTCTCCAAAGTCAGGGGCAGCGCCCCGAGGAACTGCTGATATTTCGGGTCCAGATGTTCCGCCACCCATAAATGATGGTCATGCTCAGGACCAGTGACTTCAGAAGGCATGTTCCGCAATGCCTTCACCACCTCATCATCGTGATTGCCCCGGATGATGGTGAGATTATCCAGTCTTTCAAGCAACTCCAGCACTTCATTCGTCTGATGCCCCAGGGAAATGACATCCCCAAGGCAATAGACCGCATCAATATCAAACTTTCCCATATCCTCTATTACACTGGATAATGCATGGTGGTTGCCATGGATATCGGAAATGACCGCTATCTTCCTGTTCAATGTCCACACCCTCCATCAATTTTCGCTCTTATGCTCCATTTTAACAAAAGTTCCTTGGTTCACCTATCATTTCAATCTCATGTTATCATATATATAAAATACAATTGAGGTGTGACATGACTAGAATTTGCCTAGTGAGACACGGTCTGACAGAATACAACCATTTGAGGAAACTCCAGGGTTCTTCCGACATCCCTCTGAATGCTGAAGGGGAATATCAGGCGGAATGTGCCGCTGAAAAATTGAAGGATGAACCCTTCGATGCGATAGTTTCAAGCCCGCTCGGACGCGCCCACCGTACAGCGGAAATCATAAACCAGCACCATCAGCTGCCAATCCATACGATGGACGAATTGAAAGAGCAGCACTTCGGAACACTTGAAGGGAGCCACATCGATGATATCATCGAAAAGTACCCGAATGGCGAACTGCCCGGAGCTGAAACATTCGACGCGCTATCCGCCCGTGCGGAAAAAGCCATAAGACATATCCATGAACAGTTCGAAGGCCAATATGTGCTGCTGACCGCACACTCCAGGACGATCAAATCCATACTGGCACTATACAGCGATGAAATCGACATGCTCCGGACAAAGCTCGACAACTGCAGTCTGAGCCATATCGAATTCTTAGACTCGAAATGGCATGTGCACGAGTATAATGTACAGACATATGCGGAAAGCGCCCAGGAAGAGCACAAAAAATAGAGGAGCATCAATCATATGCAGAAGATAAACGCTTTGGTCCAGCCCTTCAGAGGGAGCCATTTCGACTATGGCATACAGCAGGGCAGATGGCTGGAACAGACCCATTACATGCAGAACAGGAACTACGAGTGGATAAAGCGCCGACCGAAGTTCGACCTCGACTACGATGAAACAAAGCAGCTCTATATGCACTTTGCCCCCCGCATCTGGGAGGAGATCATGGGGCTCCAGGAGTCACTCGGGATCACCGACCGTGAGGTGTTGCTCAATCTTGCCCATTACAGGGTCTCACCACGCGATAATGGATGCAGTGTCTATATGGATGATGATGTATTCATCAGAAACTATGATTATCATCCGAATACTTACGATGGGATGTACAAACTTTTTCAGCCCGATCATGGATATGCGCATATCGGTCCTGCGTCCCGGGTAACGGGTAGAATGGACGGCATGAACGAACACGGCCTCATCATGGCCTACAATTTCATGAACAGGAAACAACCGTTCGATGGTTTTACATGCTTCATCATCGGCCGCTTCATCCTGGAACTGTGCAAAACGGCGGATGAGGCGAAAGCACTGCTTCAGGCACTCCCCCATCGTGGCGGATTCAGCTATATCATTCAGGACAGGGAGAATGATTCCTTCATTGCAGAAACTTCCGCCCGTGGCATGGAATTCCGCGAAGCCCACATATGTACGAACCACTACGAGAAGCTTGCACATGAAAACAGGAGATACCTTGTCGACTCGAAGGAGCGTCTTGATATCCTTCAGGATATACACTCCACTTCAAAGAGCGAACTACTCGCCCTCTTCACTGGTCCGGCCCACGGACTTTTCGTGGACAACTACAGAAGCTGGGCTGGCACCATCCATACATCCCTGTATGACAGGAAGAACCTGAAAGCCGGCATACGCCTCGGTGGAGAGGGACACGTACATGAATTTGATTTTGCAGACTGGCTGGATGGTGGCGACATCATGCAGACACAGATTGATGGAAAGATTGATACGGATCTCAGCTTCACCAGTGCCGACTGGCAGTTGAAATCCAGAATATAAACCCAGGGAGGTGGATAGTATCCTCGAATTCGATAAAGTCATATTCAGTAACTTTGATGTCATTATACGGACTGTGCTGGTCGGAGTCATGGCCTACCTTTCCCTTGTTGTCCTCCTCCGGGTGAGCGGCAAGCGGACCCTGACCAAGATGAATGCCTTCGATTTCATCGTAACAATCGCACTCGGTTCCATCCTGGCCAGCATCATCACGAGCAAGGACATCACACTTGCCCAGGGCATCACTGCATTCCTTGTGCTTGTCATCATGCAGTATATCTTCACCAAGCTGTCTGTAAAGAGCCAAGCATTCAGCAATCTCATAAAATCTCAGCCCGCCCTGCTCTATTACAATGGAGAATTTTTGACACAGAACATGAAGAAGGAACGGGTGCTGGAAATCGAAATCAGACAGGCGGCCCGCTCCAGCGGCAAGGACGACATGGCCGAAGTCATGGCAGTCGTGCTTGAAACCGACGGCAGCATTTCCGTCATCAGCAATCAATCCGATGAGCCGAGTCTGGATAAGCTGTTCAAAGAGGTAAAAAAATAAGACCTGTGAGGTCTTATTTTTTTATCGGCAATATCCTGCCATATGTCAATGTACGCCAGATCCACTCGAGCGGACCATAGCTGAAGGCCTTCATCCACAGATGGCTGAGTACAATCTGCAACATGAACGTTGCAAGCACAACTACAGGGAACCACACTGCCCCGATCGTATTGAACAGGTCGAAACCGAAAAATAGGACGATCATCAGAACACTCTGCAGGATGTAGTTCGTCAGTGCCATCTGGCCCACCGGCTGGAGAAGCCTGGTCAGTCCTTTGAACCGTCCGAGCATGAGCAGCAGCACCGCTACATAGCCGAGTGACATCAATGGTCCGCCCGCAGTATAGGCAAGCATGGTTGCGATCGACCATGCGGGGTCATCCATGCCGTATGTCATCCCGTATCCGGTAGCCAGCTTTATCGGCAGCCCGATGCCAATGCCGAAAAGCGCTACTTTCCACAGCAGTCCACGGATGGAGGACAGTCTATCGAAATAGCCCTTCTGGCCAACATACAGACCAATCAGAAACACTGCCAGTACAAGAGGCACCATCACTACATTGTTCGTCATCATCAGTCCGAGTATCGACATATTCAGGGATATGATGTCTCCATAGGAACCGGAAGCCGCCGCCA
This genomic interval carries:
- a CDS encoding YndM family protein gives rise to the protein MEHVKALLIKAVMTLAVLWIVLGAGYGMDFWPMILVTTVVLGVISYFAGDLGILPAAGNMVATISDLVLTFLVVWLLGLLMTDVSGGTVAVAALISAVVIGVGEYLFHMYMLKSGPIAHERANTKV
- a CDS encoding YqjF family protein; this translates as MKQELLNFTEHRNAPLPHGPWTLYQRWENLLCMHIPVDPDELAPHVPKELELDIYDGCAWLSVFPFKVRGMQFRGLPKFPYFHDFLELNVRTYVRYKNIPGIYFFSLDAEKSIPVIGARMGTLPYYKAHMKAAEKDGWIHYHSQRQHGSPTYFKGRYKSISKPGKPMLATLDYWLLERYYLFNTVGDTVVHVGIHHLPWKPARASAVYEIGGINSLLPGDIEGEPVLAHYVEALDVIFWPVQSKAPAPYS
- a CDS encoding STAS/SEC14 domain-containing protein, which translates into the protein MKLEESEYPNVVYVEVDGKVTEEDAEKSEAFIKKHYGNEKKLNALVYIKDMEGADIGAILKGSVIDVKHWEQYGKFALVANPAWIEGGSTVADLMPDIEVRHFDKAQIDKAWEWLQE
- a CDS encoding BCCT family transporter — encoded protein: MVGLLKDNAVLFISAIIVLAVVVWGVFMPDSMVSTTGSIMDFITAEFGWFYVISTALFIIFCLYLGVGPFRNMKLGKRDDEAEYTYFQWIGMLFAAGMGVGLVFWGTAEPLSHFADPPAGLEPKSQAAAEQSLVLSVFHWGIHPWAIYSIVALGLAFAKFRKDLPGLISSTFYPLIGSYISKWPGKIIDIIAVLATTVGIATSFGLSAMQFGVGLEHVFGLPNNNISQLVIIGAVTVIFLVSAVTGISKGMKYLSVTNLIIAAALLAIVLILGPTTYLIEHVSKTIGGYGSDLFGMTFNTTPYSEDNAWMSNWTLFYWAWLISWSPFVGTFIARVSKGRTLGEFMFGVLVIPTLGTLIWFVVFGGSGLFMELGGQTSMSDTVTQTPEVGLFLLLDQFHGAILLNIMALVLIAIFFITSANSATYVLGVFTSEGNLNPSNRVLVTWGILLSSIASVLLLSGGLNGLQSIATITALPFGVIMIFMMIALYRNLRTEGRSNQKIKDEEHW
- a CDS encoding GNAT family protein gives rise to the protein MDFKTLHLGDLPELLFLQKKVYESLEDKEVLQTLTEREFKEIIAQGFIIGAYDEGRLVASRSMYIPTPDEGEHLADDVGIKDKKSVIYSEISFIAPSHRGKGLQTRMGRQLIEMVRADGRFRDVLTTVMPGNIPSLKDKFRLGFKIRKTTYKYNGKKRHVMHLNLSQPYVRSGEPTRVHYTDTGWMLENGDDYVGNEFDGEYISYYRK
- a CDS encoding alpha/beta hydrolase codes for the protein MNLQSFYIGDKHAEVTMMLGESAVYEKEGRPAVVICPGGSYMYVSEREAEPVGYEFLAKGYHVFILRYSTIGTAMRREDRRTNRDELYQIASMVGEDEVLGSEFPGPLVELAQTITFIRENCHEFNVNPDQIGTVGFSAGGHLAASLGVHWNSAWLSELTAQESRWYRPNFQVLAYPILDYMLNRDIAEERGIGEPRYMSTASRMVFGHNIEDETIERADLKAHVSKDTPPTFIWHTVEDKLVFVQNALDFAKALETNQIPWELHTFKSGNHGLSLATGVTGMVDERASQWTNLMFSWLSEILEQN
- a CDS encoding GNAT family N-acetyltransferase: MEIRPIEMRDIEQFLNLLLTLEANSKDDLYEEQALNISNTESLLSSVLQNAKRQIFVAIEQERMMGYISLLGNHNEMTAHRANVSLGVLQTDQQNSIGRNLLNAAIHWAEGNRIHRLELSIRDDFEEEIELYTALGFKKEGERIDALFIDGEYRNEIYLYRLIN
- a CDS encoding metallophosphoesterase family protein, producing the protein MNRKIAVISDIHGNHHALSSVIEDMGKFDIDAVYCLGDVISLGHQTNEVLELLERLDNLTIIRGNHDDEVVKALRNMPSEVTGPEHDHHLWVAEHLDPKYQQFLGALPLTLEREVGVCSILLTHYHLDADAAYSPIDPAPSVKSLAHTYQDEKYDLVLFGHDHMRHHFETDHQIFLNPGPLGVTSKAYAPYAIMEIENDGAIHIMHRNIHYDRKSFIDGLRKENPPAIDFILNVLLKEGG
- a CDS encoding histidine phosphatase family protein — translated: MRHGLTEYNHLRKLQGSSDIPLNAEGEYQAECAAEKLKDEPFDAIVSSPLGRAHRTAEIINQHHQLPIHTMDELKEQHFGTLEGSHIDDIIEKYPNGELPGAETFDALSARAEKAIRHIHEQFEGQYVLLTAHSRTIKSILALYSDEIDMLRTKLDNCSLSHIEFLDSKWHVHEYNVQTYAESAQEEHKK
- a CDS encoding C45 family autoproteolytic acyltransferase/hydolase encodes the protein MQKINALVQPFRGSHFDYGIQQGRWLEQTHYMQNRNYEWIKRRPKFDLDYDETKQLYMHFAPRIWEEIMGLQESLGITDREVLLNLAHYRVSPRDNGCSVYMDDDVFIRNYDYHPNTYDGMYKLFQPDHGYAHIGPASRVTGRMDGMNEHGLIMAYNFMNRKQPFDGFTCFIIGRFILELCKTADEAKALLQALPHRGGFSYIIQDRENDSFIAETSARGMEFREAHICTNHYEKLAHENRRYLVDSKERLDILQDIHSTSKSELLALFTGPAHGLFVDNYRSWAGTIHTSLYDRKNLKAGIRLGGEGHVHEFDFADWLDGGDIMQTQIDGKIDTDLSFTSADWQLKSRI
- a CDS encoding DUF421 domain-containing protein codes for the protein MAYLSLVVLLRVSGKRTLTKMNAFDFIVTIALGSILASIITSKDITLAQGITAFLVLVIMQYIFTKLSVKSQAFSNLIKSQPALLYYNGEFLTQNMKKERVLEIEIRQAARSSGKDDMAEVMAVVLETDGSISVISNQSDEPSLDKLFKEVKK
- a CDS encoding DUF418 domain-containing protein → MQQDYSPVQSSERVFEIDAVRGFALFGILMMNIMSFAGPHMEDQLTMNTSDIYSGTNSIVIFLINTLVTSNFYTMFSFLFGLGFYIFLSRAEKKSGSTYLLFIRRMIILLVIGLIHAVFIWYGDILTVYAITGLLLLFFYRLPPKFNLVISGVILLLGTVFVLLLTLLMFSIRDMDMGAVSASSYGVDMMAAASGSYGDIISLNMSILGLMMTNNVVMVPLVLAVFLIGLYVGQKGYFDRLSSIRGLLWKVALFGIGIGLPIKLATGYGMTYGMDDPAWSIATMLAYTAGGPLMSLGYVAVLLLMLGRFKGLTRLLQPVGQMALTNYILQSVLMIVLFFGFDLFNTIGAVWFPVVVLATFMLQIVLSHLWMKAFSYGPLEWIWRTLTYGRILPIKK